The Knoellia sp. S7-12 region GCGGCATTGACATAGTGGTCGACGACGTCGTCGCCGAAGATCTCGCGGGCGATCGCCGACTTGGCGAGAACGTCGCGTGCCTCGCGCAGCGTCCCGGGGACCGTCTCGACGTCCGAGACATAGGCATTGCCCTCGAATGCCGGCTCCAGCTCGAGCTCGTGCTCAATGCCATAGAGCCCTCCCGCGAGCATCGCAGCGACGGCGAGGTAGGGGTTCACATCTCCTCCCGGCACCCGGTTCTCCATCCGCAGTCCGGCACCGTGCCCGACGACACGCAGCGCGCAGGTGCGGTTGTCACGCCCCCAGGCGATGGCCGTCGGTGCGAACGATCCCGCCTGAAAACGCTTGTACGAGTTGATGTTGGGCGCATAGAAGAACGTGAAGTCACGCATCGTCGCGAGCACTCCGGCGAGGAACTGGTCGTGCAGCACGCCCTGGCCACCCTCGCCGTCCTCGTCGGCGAAGACGGCCTCACCGTCGAGCCCACGCAGCGACAGGTGGATGTGGCACGAGTTGCCCTCACGCTCGTCGTACTTCGCCATGAAGGTGAGCGACATGCCGTGCTTGGCGGCGATCTCCTTGGCCGCGGTCTTGTAGATGACGTGGTTGTCGCACGTACGGACCACCTCGTCATAGAGGAAGCCGATCTCGTGCTGCCCGAAGTTGCACTCGCCCTTGGTGCCCTCGACGGTCACGCCGGCGGCATACAGCTCGCTGCGGATCTCGCGCAGGACAGGCTCGACGGCAGTCCCGCCCATGATCGAGTAGTCGACGTTGTAGCGGTTGGCGCCGGTGAGTCCGACGTAGCGCCGGTCCCACGCCGAGGCATAGCTGTCCTCGAAGAGGATGAACTCCAGCTCGGTGCCGGCGATCGCCATCCACCCCCTCTCGGCCGCCCGCTCGACCTGCGCCCGGAGGATGCCGCGGGGTGACTCCCGCACCGGTCCCGAACCATCGAGCCACGCGAGGTCGCACTGGATCGTCACGGAGTTCGGCTGCCCGGGCGTGCGTCGGAGCGTGTCGAGGTCCAGGACGAACTCGAAGTCGCCGTAGCCCTTCTCCCAGGACGACATCGCGTAGCCGTCGACGGTGTTCATGTCGACGTCCACCGCGAGGAGGTAGTTGCACCCCTCCGCTCCTCCTTCGAGGACGTGGTCGAGGAAGTAGGCCGCGTGCAGACGTTTGCCGGTCAGCCGACCTTGCATGTCGGTGACGGCGATGACGACCGTGTCGATCTCACCGCTCGCGGAGCCGGTGCGCAGGTCATCGAGGGTCAGTTGCTTCGGACCCCCTGCATGGATGGAACCGCTCATGTGTCGATCTCCTTCGTCATCCGATGAGTCCTCTGAGCAGGGCGGAGGTGGCGTCACAGTGCTCCTCCATGGCAGCACGAGCGGCATCGGCGTCGCCACCCAGGACTGCGGCGACAACCTCGTCGTGCTGCTCGCACGAGTGGGTGATGTTGCGGGGCAGCACCGGGATCGCGCCGAGCAGCTCGCCCAGTGCGGCCTGCGCGCGCGTCACCGATTCGATGAGCATCGGCGAGCCCGACAGGGTGGCGACCGCGAGGTGGAATCGGCTGTCGGCGATCCGATGGGCACCCGCGTCCGGAGCTGCCCAGACGGCTGCTGCGGAGTCCGTGAGCCAGGCGCGTTGGTCACCGGCGAGGCTCTGGCGCGCTGCGAGCCAGGCACTCCCGGGCTCGACGATCCGACGGAAGTCGAGTGCATCGGCCAGCGCTGCGCCTCGCCGGACCGCAACCGGCGTGGACCCGGGCTCCGGCGTGACGTAGGTGACGATCGTGCCGCCGCCGCGTCCGCGCCTCGTGGCGACCAGCCCACTCTCCCGGAGGGCAGCGATCGCATCCCGCAGGGTGTTGCGGGCGACACCGAGCCGTTCGGCGAGGTCACGCTCGGGCGGGAGCTGTTCGCCATCGACGAACACGCCCAACCGGATTGCCGTCGCAAGCTGCTCGACCGTGGTCTCGAAGACGTTGGCGGTCGCTGGGCGCAGGACGGCATCGGAGAGGCGCCCCACGTCAGGAAGGTGAGCGGTCACGCGACCCGCCCCACGGCATACCTCATCGGAAGATCTCGGCCGGCTCGACCGTGTCGTGACCCTCGGGCACGTCGACCATGAAGTGGTGTCGACCTCGGGCGAACCACGACACCGTGGAGAAGACGAGGACGAAGAGGACGGCGAGCGGCGCGTAGTTGAAGGTCGCGTCACCGAAGGTGCCCGGTGCATAGGCCGGGAGCATGAAGAGGACGACGATGAAGGCCACCCACACGATCGCGATCCACCCGAGAGGCGCCGACCACTTGCCGAGGTTCCAGCGCCCCGGCCGGAACTCCGGGTTGGTGCGACGGAGGTAGACCGGGACGACGTAGGCGATGTAGAGGCCGATGACCGCGATGGAGGTGACCGCGAAGAAGGCGGTGAGGTTCCGGATCGCGGGCAGGGTGACGACGATGGCCAGGCCCACACACAGCCAGATCGAGTTCGTCGGCGTGCCCGTGCGAGGGTTGACCTTGGCCCAGAGCCGCGACCCGGGGAGGGCGTTGTCGCGTGAGAACGCATAGGTCATCCGCGAGTTCGCCGTCACCGACGCCATGCCGCAGAAGAACTGGGCCACGGCGCAGATGAACAACAGCGTGATGCCGAGGTTGCGACCGGCGGCGTCGATGAAGACCTGGGCGACGGGCAGGCCCGTGTCGGACGCGCGGGTCGCCGCATAGTCCTGGATCGCCGCGGTGATCGAGATGAGCAGGATCCAGCCCGCGAGGAGCGAGACCCAGACCGACCGCACGATCCCCTTGGGTGCCTCGGTCGAGGCGCTCTTGGTCTCCTCGGCGATGTGGGCGGACGCGTCATAGCCCGTGAAGGTGTACTGCGCGAGGAGCAGGCCGATGAGGAAGACGTAGATGCCGCTGCTCCACCCGGTCTCGTTGACGAACCCGGTGAAGGTGAAGTCCATCGTCTGGTGCTGGTCGGGGACGAGCCAGAGCACGGCCACGATGATCGCTACGCCCGCGAGGTGCCACCAGGCGCTGACGTCCGAAAGCAGCTTGACGAGTGAGACGCCGAAGGTGTTGAGCAGCCCGTGGAGGGAGATGATGACGACGAAGGCGACGAAAGTCGAGACGAGGCTCACCTCGATTCCGAAGACGAGGTTGAGCAGTGCCATCCAGGTGATCGCTGCGCCGTAGTCGATGGCCGCGGTGACGGCCACCTCGCCCAGGAAGTTGAACCACCCGACGTACCAGGCCCAGACCCGCTTGTTGCGGCGGGCGAGCTTGCCAGCCCAGTAGTAGAGGCCCCCGGCGGTCGGATAGACCGAGCAGATCTCGGCCATGGCGAGCGCGACGCAGAGGACCATCACACCGACGAGCGGCCAGCCCAGGTTGATCGCGGACGGCCCGCCGGCGTCCATCGCGAGATAGAACGTCGTGACACAGCCGGAGAGGATGGAGATGATCGAGAACGAGACGGCGAAGTTGCTGAAGCCGCTCATCCCACGATGGAGCTCCTGCTTGTAGCCGAGCTCGGCCAGCATGGCCTCGTCATCCTGGTGGTCGCCCTGCTGCCCATCGTGTGTGGTGCTGCCCGCCTGAGATGCCATCTGACTCTCCATCAAAGGTCTGTTTCGGAACCCTTTGGTCCCGAAACTTCAATGGAGGACAGGAAACACCCACCCGGCATACGACGTCAATGGTTTGTCCATGAACCTTTTAACAAGGCCCCGCGCAATCCCTCACGCGAGCTGGGTGAGCCAGCCGCGCGTGTCCTCGGCGCGGCCGTACTGGATGTCGAGGAGGCGCGAGCGGATCGTGCGCGTCACCTCGCCACCTTCGGGTCCGCCGACGGCGGGGGCCGTGCCGCCGTCCCAACGGAGCTCACCGACGGGGGTGATGACGGCCGCGGTGCCACAGGCGAAGATCTCGACGATGTCGCCCGAGGCCACGCCGTCCTTCCACTCCTGAATCGGCACCGTGCGCTCCACGGGCGTGAGGTCGAGGTCCTTGGCGAGCTCGAGGATCGAGCTGCGGGTGATGCCTTCGAGGATGGAGCCGGTGAGCTCGGGAGTGATGAGCTCCCCGTCCTTGGTCAGGAGGAAGAGATTCATCCCGCCGAGCTCTTCGATGTTCTGCTGGGTCCCCGAGTCGAGGAAGACCGCCTGGTCGCAACCGTTCTCGATGCCCTCGAGTTGACCGGCGAGTGACGAGGCGTAGTTGCCGCCGCACTTCGCATTCCCCGTGCCGCCAGCGCCAGCGCGGGCGTAGTCCTGCGAGATCCACAGCGTCACGGGCTTGAGGCCGCCCGGGAAGTAGGGGCCGGCCGGGGAGGCGATGACGGTGTAGGTCACCTCGTTGGCCGGGCGCACACCAAGGAAGGCCTCGGACGCATACATGAACGGGCGCAGATAAAGGCTTGCCTCGCTGCCGTCAGCCGGGGGCACCCAGGCGGAGTCGACGGCGAGCAGCGCCTTGAGCGAACCGATGAAGTCGGCCTCGGAGAGCTCGGGGAGGGCGAGGCGGCGAGCACTGCGGGTCATGCGAGCGGCGTTGGCCTCGGGGCGGAAGGTCCACACCGAGCCGTCCTCGTGGCGGTAGGCCTTCATGCCCTCGAAGATCTCCTGGGCGTAGTGCAGCACCGCCGCGCTGGGCATGATCTGGATCGGGCCGTAGGGCAGAACGCGCCCGTCGTGCCAGCCGCCGTCCTTGGTCCACGTCGCCGTGGCCATGTGGTCGGTGAAGTGGACACCGAAACCGGGCTTGGCGTGGATCTCTGCGCGACGCTCGTCGCTCACCGGGTCCTGATGGCGCGAAGTAGTGAACGAGAGGTCGGTCATCTCAGGGGTCCTTCCAAGACTGTGCGGGGGCTCTTGCTGAGCCTATGACAGGCGCGCGGCGACGGCGTCACCGATGGCGCTCGTCGTGCGTACCTCACGGCCGCGCGCGGCAAGGTCTGCCGCGACTGCGGCCTCGACCCGCCCTGCCTCGTCGGTGCGACCCAGGTGCTCCAGGAGCATCGCGACCGACAGGATCGTCGCCGTCGGGTCGGCCTTGCCCTGTCCGGCGATGTCCGGCGCTGAACCGTGGACCGGCTCGAACATGCTCGGCGCCGAACCCGTCGGATTGATGTTGCCGCTCGCAGCGAGGCCGATGCCTCCGGCGATCGCGGCAGCGATGTCGGTGATGATGTCGCCGAAGAGGTTGTCGGTGACGATCACGTCGAAGCGACCCGGGTCGTTGACGAGGAAGATCGTCGCCGCGTCGACGTGCTGATAGGCGGTCTGGACGTCCGGGAACTCGGCCCCGACCTCGTCGACCGTGCGCCGCCACAGGTGGCCGGCGTGGGTGAGGACGTTGTGCTTGTGGACCAGCGTGAGGTGCTTGCGCGGACGCGTCTGGGCGCGGGCGAAGGCCGCTCGCACGACGCGCTCGACCCCGAAGCGGGTGTTGACGCTGACCTCGGTCGCGATCTCGTGTGGAGTGCCCGTGCGCAGGGCGCCGCCGTTGCCGACGTAGGGGCCTTCGGTGCCTTCACGAACGACGACGAAGTCGATGCCATTCGGGGCGACGCGTTCCACCGCGAGCGGGCTCTCGACACCCGGGAAGAGCTTGGCCGGGCGGAGGTTGACGAAGTGGTCGAGGGCGAAGCGCAGCGGCAGCAGGACTCCGCGCTCGAGAACACCACTCGGGACGCTCGGGTCACCGATGGCGCCGAGCAGGATGACGTCGTGGTCGCGCAGCTCCTCCAGGACGCTGTCCGGCAGGGTCTCGCCAGTCGCATTCCAGCGCTTCGCGCCGAGGTCGTATGCCGTGCTGGTCACCTTGGTGCCGCTGCCTGCGGTGACGGCCTCGAGGACCTTGAGGCCCTCAGCCACGACCTCAGGTCCGATGCCGTCACCCGCGATGACCGCGAGGTTGATGTCCCCTGTCTCGGCGTCCTGGGTTGCGGTATCCCCTGCTCCATCGCTGGTCTGCGTCATGCTGACACCTTAGAAATGATCTCGCGATCCGGGACGGCTGGCTCACCATGCGGGCACCCCCAAGAACGACTGATTGCGCAGAACGTCCCCGCACTTTTCGGGTCCACCCTCTACGACAGGCTGGTTGTGAGTCATTCATGATCAGCGAGGGAGTTGGCGAGTGTGTCGATCAGTCCGGGGTTCACGAGGGAGCAGATCCGTGAGTTCGTGCATGAGTACGAGCTCCAGCCGTATGGGCGGAAACGGGTTTGGGTCGAGGGTCAGGGGTTCTCCTATGACCGTCTGCGGCGTTGGCGGCTGGCGG contains the following coding sequences:
- a CDS encoding glutamine synthetase family protein — encoded protein: MSGSIHAGGPKQLTLDDLRTGSASGEIDTVVIAVTDMQGRLTGKRLHAAYFLDHVLEGGAEGCNYLLAVDVDMNTVDGYAMSSWEKGYGDFEFVLDLDTLRRTPGQPNSVTIQCDLAWLDGSGPVRESPRGILRAQVERAAERGWMAIAGTELEFILFEDSYASAWDRRYVGLTGANRYNVDYSIMGGTAVEPVLREIRSELYAAGVTVEGTKGECNFGQHEIGFLYDEVVRTCDNHVIYKTAAKEIAAKHGMSLTFMAKYDEREGNSCHIHLSLRGLDGEAVFADEDGEGGQGVLHDQFLAGVLATMRDFTFFYAPNINSYKRFQAGSFAPTAIAWGRDNRTCALRVVGHGAGLRMENRVPGGDVNPYLAVAAMLAGGLYGIEHELELEPAFEGNAYVSDVETVPGTLREARDVLAKSAIAREIFGDDVVDHYVNAADVELKAFDAAVTDWERIRGFERL
- a CDS encoding FCD domain-containing protein, encoding MTAHLPDVGRLSDAVLRPATANVFETTVEQLATAIRLGVFVDGEQLPPERDLAERLGVARNTLRDAIAALRESGLVATRRGRGGGTIVTYVTPEPGSTPVAVRRGAALADALDFRRIVEPGSAWLAARQSLAGDQRAWLTDSAAAVWAAPDAGAHRIADSRFHLAVATLSGSPMLIESVTRAQAALGELLGAIPVLPRNITHSCEQHDEVVAAVLGGDADAARAAMEEHCDATSALLRGLIG
- a CDS encoding amino acid permease, producing the protein MASQAGSTTHDGQQGDHQDDEAMLAELGYKQELHRGMSGFSNFAVSFSIISILSGCVTTFYLAMDAGGPSAINLGWPLVGVMVLCVALAMAEICSVYPTAGGLYYWAGKLARRNKRVWAWYVGWFNFLGEVAVTAAIDYGAAITWMALLNLVFGIEVSLVSTFVAFVVIISLHGLLNTFGVSLVKLLSDVSAWWHLAGVAIIVAVLWLVPDQHQTMDFTFTGFVNETGWSSGIYVFLIGLLLAQYTFTGYDASAHIAEETKSASTEAPKGIVRSVWVSLLAGWILLISITAAIQDYAATRASDTGLPVAQVFIDAAGRNLGITLLFICAVAQFFCGMASVTANSRMTYAFSRDNALPGSRLWAKVNPRTGTPTNSIWLCVGLAIVVTLPAIRNLTAFFAVTSIAVIGLYIAYVVPVYLRRTNPEFRPGRWNLGKWSAPLGWIAIVWVAFIVVLFMLPAYAPGTFGDATFNYAPLAVLFVLVFSTVSWFARGRHHFMVDVPEGHDTVEPAEIFR
- a CDS encoding branched-chain amino acid aminotransferase, yielding MTDLSFTTSRHQDPVSDERRAEIHAKPGFGVHFTDHMATATWTKDGGWHDGRVLPYGPIQIMPSAAVLHYAQEIFEGMKAYRHEDGSVWTFRPEANAARMTRSARRLALPELSEADFIGSLKALLAVDSAWVPPADGSEASLYLRPFMYASEAFLGVRPANEVTYTVIASPAGPYFPGGLKPVTLWISQDYARAGAGGTGNAKCGGNYASSLAGQLEGIENGCDQAVFLDSGTQQNIEELGGMNLFLLTKDGELITPELTGSILEGITRSSILELAKDLDLTPVERTVPIQEWKDGVASGDIVEIFACGTAAVITPVGELRWDGGTAPAVGGPEGGEVTRTIRSRLLDIQYGRAEDTRGWLTQLA
- a CDS encoding 3-isopropylmalate dehydrogenase, which translates into the protein MTQTSDGAGDTATQDAETGDINLAVIAGDGIGPEVVAEGLKVLEAVTAGSGTKVTSTAYDLGAKRWNATGETLPDSVLEELRDHDVILLGAIGDPSVPSGVLERGVLLPLRFALDHFVNLRPAKLFPGVESPLAVERVAPNGIDFVVVREGTEGPYVGNGGALRTGTPHEIATEVSVNTRFGVERVVRAAFARAQTRPRKHLTLVHKHNVLTHAGHLWRRTVDEVGAEFPDVQTAYQHVDAATIFLVNDPGRFDVIVTDNLFGDIITDIAAAIAGGIGLAASGNINPTGSAPSMFEPVHGSAPDIAGQGKADPTATILSVAMLLEHLGRTDEAGRVEAAVAADLAARGREVRTTSAIGDAVAARLS